ACTCTTGGAGGCTTACTCCAGAGGTATATTCCCTTGGTATGGTAAAGATGAACCTATACTCTGGTATTCTCCAGATCCCAGAATGATTATTACGCCGAACTCATTTCACCTATCAAAAAGTTTAAAAAAAACAATTAATTCATCAAGATTTGATGTTTTAGTTGATACATCATTCAATAATATAATTAGACAATGTCAAGAGGCTCCTAGGTTTGGTCAGTCAGGAACATGGATCGATGATGAGATGGTCAAAGCTTATACAAATTTGTACAAGGAAGGCTATGCGCACTCATACGAAGTGTTTGAGAATGGAGAGCTTGTGGGTGGGT
This sequence is a window from Candidatus Pseudothioglobus singularis PS1. Protein-coding genes within it:
- the aat gene encoding leucyl/phenylalanyl-tRNA--protein transferase, with translation MIDIPQSFWLDEDQLKFPEIELALKEPNGLIAIGGDLSLNRLLEAYSRGIFPWYGKDEPILWYSPDPRMIITPNSFHLSKSLKKTINSSRFDVLVDTSFNNIIRQCQEAPRFGQSGTWIDDEMVKAYTNLYKEGYAHSYEVFENGELVGGLYGVALGGVFFGESMFSLVSNASKVAFAFLLQNSHYQLIDCQVENRHLESLGAYNIPRDLFMQQLKAFV